The Nodosilinea sp. PGN35 region GCACAACCTTCGATATTCAGTACTATATCGATGTTGGCAAAAACCACTGGCAGGTGCAGCTGCTTGAACCCTCCCTGGGCAACAAGACCAATCGCACCTGGTTTGTCTATACCCCAGACATTGACGTACTCACCGGCATTCGTCTGCGGGTGGTGAGCGATACCCTCTTTAAGACTGAACCCAAAATATCGTCGCAGCTGAGCGAGTCGCAAAAGGTGTTTGTTAAAAACGGCACCCAGCTGAATCTGCTGGCCTTTAAGCCCGCTGCGGGCGACCACCACGAAATCGAACTGGCCGATGCGATCGTGGGGGCCGAGGTCAACACCAAGTGGTACGTCTATAGCCCAGACGCCAAAATCGACGGCAACCGGCAAACCCTAGAAGTAACCGGCGACACTATCTTCAAAGCCCAGCCCCTACAGGCGAACCAGCTCGCTGACGCCGACAAAGTGCTGGTGAAGAAGGGCACGGTGTTTTTGCTCAACTCCTACGCCCAGCCCGATAAAAACCATGTGCGGGTAGCGCTCCAGGGGGCCTTTCTGGGGCCGCAAAATCGCACCACTTGGTTTGCCTACGTGCCCGACATTCAAATTTCTGGGACTGAACTTGGCAACCGTCCTGGCGACCAGGGGCCGGGGCAGCCCACCAACCCCGCTGACCGGGGCGTGCCGCTGACCTTTCCGGGGTTTACGGGCACCTACTACTCCAACGACCCGATTCAGCCCAAGAACCGCTACGGGGTGCGGGGTCACTTTACCTGGGGCGAAGCGCTGCACGTCAACCGCTCCACCGGAGCCTACCGCCGCCCCGCCAACTCTGGCGTCGTCTACAACATTTTGAAGGTAGCCGACGTGATGGAGGAAATTCGCAAGATGTACGGCGATAAGCCCCTGCAAATCAACTCCTGGTACCGTGACCCGGCCACCAACGCGGCGGTGGGCGGGGCCTCCATGTCGCGCCACCTCTCCGGCGATGCGGTGGACTTTGTGGTGCCCGGCGTGCGCTGTTTTGACGTGTACGCGCGGCTGAATGGCTGGTGGGGCAGTCGGGGCGGGCTCGCCAGTTCTTCGGTGTTTACCCACATCGACGTGCGCGGCTACCGAGCCCGCTGGAGCTACGGCTACTAGGTCTGCCCGTCTGCCGGGGTGGCCGGGACGGGGGC contains the following coding sequences:
- a CDS encoding D-Ala-D-Ala carboxypeptidase family metallohydrolase, with the translated sequence MGTWVKETDEAFYLMQGNQWISRIQKRPSANNPREQVLNVEGMRDWFLRSDAPLAMTVSVGTGGPEPEQAGSSGGGTPPPVEVIPPPGGETPPPEGGGPGSGGNPAPGPAKSLTLRVKSTTYFKLQPRLASELADAEKVLVTNGTTFDIQYYIDVGKNHWQVQLLEPSLGNKTNRTWFVYTPDIDVLTGIRLRVVSDTLFKTEPKISSQLSESQKVFVKNGTQLNLLAFKPAAGDHHEIELADAIVGAEVNTKWYVYSPDAKIDGNRQTLEVTGDTIFKAQPLQANQLADADKVLVKKGTVFLLNSYAQPDKNHVRVALQGAFLGPQNRTTWFAYVPDIQISGTELGNRPGDQGPGQPTNPADRGVPLTFPGFTGTYYSNDPIQPKNRYGVRGHFTWGEALHVNRSTGAYRRPANSGVVYNILKVADVMEEIRKMYGDKPLQINSWYRDPATNAAVGGASMSRHLSGDAVDFVVPGVRCFDVYARLNGWWGSRGGLASSSVFTHIDVRGYRARWSYGY